The Pirellulales bacterium DNA window CAATGGTTTATCAAGTCGCTTCAAAATACCCAAGTTAACTTATGGAGCTTCCCAGCCTGTGCGCGGGGCGCTATCCGCAATCCCGGCCTGACCGTTAGCCTTTGAATAATCGGCAAACTTTCCCACAGACTTCGTAAGAAATTATGAAGACTAAAACGTGCCAGCATATAAAGCTGGTTGGGAACAGAATCGCACGGCACGATTTCGCTTCAATATCCGTTGTCGCCGTAGCGACTTACCCCGCCGCCAGCATCGCAGAGGGGTACACCAGGCGTGCTAGCCAAAGCGCCTGTTCGTTGACAGCCCAGGCATGCCAAGTACGATGGACGATATGAGGTTGCCGTGCTGGCGTGGGGATTGCCGGCGTCTCTTGCTTCGTAGTTGCGCAAGGCAACTACATCTTTCCCTCGAAAACAGACTCGATCGTTGCAGAACAGGCAACGGTAGCTGGCATTTGACCGTGTATCTACAGCACTCCAGAGGATGACGCTACATGAAGCGACTCAATTCCAAACTGCTTGCAATACTAGCGATTGCGGCGATCATTGTGATGGTCGGCGTGCACGTCGTGCATGGCATTCAAAACCGCCGAAACGCCGACGCGCTGCTTAAGCGGGCCGAAGAAAAGAAGACGACCGATCCGGACAATGCCCTGTTTCTGTATGAGCATTATCGCGCCTCCAAGCCCGACGATCTGGAGCGCAATGCGGAATATGCGATGTTGCTGGCCGAAGTCGTCAAATCGCATCTTGATGGCCGGCGATACCAGGCGGCCGTCGATGCCTTGCAGCAAGCGATTGTCAACTCAGACAAACCGGCTGACCTGCGGCGCAAATTAATTGAGTTGAACATTGCCTTTCATCAATTTGCTCCTGCAGAAAAAGAGCTAATCCAGCTTCAGAAAAAGGGTCAATCCGATCCGCAATCGGACTTGCTGTTAGCCCAGTGCTACACCAGCACGGCGCGGTATTTAGAAGCAGTGCAGTTGTTGGAATCACTGGTGGGATATAACCCCGCGGCGAAGAGCTTCGATGCCGCCCATGCGACCGCGCCGCACGAATTGCAAGCCTATGCGATGCTGGCGGCAGTGCTGCGTGAGAAACTGACCGATGCCCAAATGCCGGATCGCTTGGATTTAGCCAATCGAGTCATCGATCAACTGGTGGCGCAAAACCAGGATTCAGCGAAAGCCCTGTTGATGCAAGCACAATCCTTAGCCGACGCGAAGTTATTTGACAAAGCGAAGGAAGCTGTGCAGAAAGCGTTGGCGCTGGCGCCGGAGGATGCGCAAGTGTTGTTGGAAGCGATTCAAATGGAACGCACATCAAAGAATTTCGACGAAGCGCAACAACTCGTGGCCAAAGGCCTGAAACTGTATCCCAAAGACAACCACTTTTACATTGCTTGGGCCGAATCGTCCAAAACTCCGGCCGAAGCCAAGGAACGCTTGGATGCCGGATTAAAAGCTTTGCCGGGCGATATCAATTTGCTGGCAATGTACTTCGACATCCAATTGCAATCCAGTGATTTTGACGGGGCGCGCTTGACTTTGAAGAAGCTCGCCAGCAGCCGGTTGCCCGAGGATAAGCAACAGTACTGCGAAGCATGCTTGGCCATTGCGGAAGGCAACTATCGGCAGGCTGCGCAGCAACTGGAGCATTTGCTGACCGTAGGCAGGAACCCCGGCATGTCGCGGAACATTGAATTGCGGTTAATGAATTGCTACCTGCAGCTCAATCAATACGATCTGGCGTTAAAAGCCGCCAGCACCTTGCAGGATACAGCGGAGGGTGAACTGGGAATGGCGTCGGCACAGGTGGGTCAGGGCAAAACTACAGAAGCCCTGAAGCACTTCGAAAAAATTGCGCATTGGATTGGGCAAGGGAACAACCCCAACGCAATGCCCGCAGTGGTAAAGCAAATCCTAGATTTGCGCATTGCCGAGCAAATGCGGAAGCCCAAAAGCGAAAGGGAGTGGAAGGACATCGACGCGCTGTTTGCGAAAATGCGCGAGCAAAATATGTTGAAGGAACCCGCCGCTTCGCTGGAAGAAGTTAGTATTTTGACGCGCAAAGAAGAAACCGAGAAGGCGCACCAGATCATCCAAGATTTGCTCCAGCGCTATCCGTCCAACACGTCGGTAGTGGGCATGGCCATTGGCCTGGCGCTCCAACAGCGTCAACCGGCCGAAGCACTGCGCATTATCGATGCTGCGCCGGAAGAAATGCGCCAGGAGCCGCGCATCTTTGTCGATCGCATGGACGCGATGTTTATCGTCGGCGGAACCAGAGACGCCTTGAAAGCAGGCTTGGCCTCCATTGCCGCCGACATCGAAAAATTGCCGCAAGACAAGCGGCTGAAATTATACCCCAACTTGGGCCAGGCCTATATTCGCGTCGGCGATTTCCCAGCGGCCAAGAAGCTGTGGGAGCAAGCGGCGCAATTAGATCCACACAATCCGCAAGTACAGTTGTCGCGGTTCGAGCTGGCGCAAGACATGGGCGAACTGGCCACGATGAAGCAAATTCAAGAATGGTTCGAGAAAGAAGACGCCGATGATCCGGCCCAAATCAAGCTGTTACAGGCGGCAGTCATGATCTCTTCTGTGATCCAGGAGTTGAACGAGAAGGCCAACGGCAGCTTGCAAGCCGGCGTCGTGCTGGATAACGCTCAGAAGCGCACGCTGCTTCAAGCCCGCGATTTGCTGCAGCAAGTCAACAATTTGCGGCCCGGCTGGGCAGAGCAGCCCAAGTGGGTGGCGCAAATTGACGCCTTGGAAAACAAAACGGACGACGCGATCGAGCATTTACATCAAATGCTGGAATTAGGACAGCCCAACAGCGCCATGGTCAAACAATTGGTGAAGTTGTTGTACCAGCGCCATCGCAACGACGAGGCTTTGCAGTTGTTGGAAACGTACGGGACTTTGGTCACAGGCGATGCGGAGATGGATCGCATTCAAGCCATGCTCGACTATGACGCGGGCCGATACAAAGAGGCCCTGGACCGGCTGCAAGGGCAGTTTTCCAAAGATTCGACCAATGCGGGCGAGCATCTTCTGCATGGTGAATTGTTGGCCAGCGTTGGCAAGCTGGATGAATCGGAGGCCGAGCTGAGGCGGGCCATTGAGCTC harbors:
- a CDS encoding tetratricopeptide repeat protein produces the protein MKRLNSKLLAILAIAAIIVMVGVHVVHGIQNRRNADALLKRAEEKKTTDPDNALFLYEHYRASKPDDLERNAEYAMLLAEVVKSHLDGRRYQAAVDALQQAIVNSDKPADLRRKLIELNIAFHQFAPAEKELIQLQKKGQSDPQSDLLLAQCYTSTARYLEAVQLLESLVGYNPAAKSFDAAHATAPHELQAYAMLAAVLREKLTDAQMPDRLDLANRVIDQLVAQNQDSAKALLMQAQSLADAKLFDKAKEAVQKALALAPEDAQVLLEAIQMERTSKNFDEAQQLVAKGLKLYPKDNHFYIAWAESSKTPAEAKERLDAGLKALPGDINLLAMYFDIQLQSSDFDGARLTLKKLASSRLPEDKQQYCEACLAIAEGNYRQAAQQLEHLLTVGRNPGMSRNIELRLMNCYLQLNQYDLALKAASTLQDTAEGELGMASAQVGQGKTTEALKHFEKIAHWIGQGNNPNAMPAVVKQILDLRIAEQMRKPKSEREWKDIDALFAKMREQNMLKEPAASLEEVSILTRKEETEKAHQIIQDLLQRYPSNTSVVGMAIGLALQQRQPAEALRIIDAAPEEMRQEPRIFVDRMDAMFIVGGTRDALKAGLASIAADIEKLPQDKRLKLYPNLGQAYIRVGDFPAAKKLWEQAAQLDPHNPQVQLSRFELAQDMGELATMKQIQEWFEKEDADDPAQIKLLQAAVMISSVIQELNEKANGSLQAGVVLDNAQKRTLLQARDLLQQVNNLRPGWAEQPKWVAQIDALENKTDDAIEHLHQMLELGQPNSAMVKQLVKLLYQRHRNDEALQLLETYGTLVTGDAEMDRIQAMLDYDAGRYKEALDRLQGQFSKDSTNAGEHLLHGELLASVGKLDESEAELRRAIELNPDWSDPWVKLIQLKATMQKKPEEALQILHEAQIKLPADQSALVLAQGYEFLNDPTQAEQSYLSALSAAPNNLALLRQMAAFYLRVGLVEKAQKYLDQILNASSAQQTDPDSYGWARRTKAELMAKTGDYRQFRNAIELLSPPGGKPNADDMATRINLLFERGDPASSRQALRVLDDLKKLRPLTWREHVILARLYEQVDNWPAAREEMLSLLSQPSPDPAVYITFVEMLLRRNLPDQAVTWLQTLQSMGYQKSPRVALLAARTLAMQGHVAEGGSLLLRLLPSERPLPKEQWPLLQEIAADMNLIGEYDQAEKLYKELVGYEPAKMPLLAAFYAQRGKVDMALNLCEQNRKNLSPAAMIEIGLTALHQNINPPTPEQVQRVDQWLERALQTDPDSWALQMELSELRDFQRRYDDAEKLYRALLARSDVLANQRAALLNNLAFLLAMQGRNQDEAIKLIDEAIDTFGPQSDMLDTRGVIYLSKGDVAQALTDLSDCIIATEPKAVQFVHLAKAQAKSKDEVAARASLQRAKDLKFNPDDLSPAEKSEYQALLKQLNLTL